In bacterium, the following proteins share a genomic window:
- a CDS encoding slipin family protein: MEYLPAFFILLVFFLMLLTSMVKIVKEYERGVVFRLGRVLPEPKGPGLILLIPLVDRMVKISLRTITMDVPPQDVITRDNVSVKVNAVIYFRVMDPARAVIDVEDYMYATSQLAQTTLRSVLGQAELDKLLAQRDKINEELQDILDRHTDPWGIKVSTVEIKHVDLPQEMQRVMARQAEAERDRRAKVINAEGEFQASHRLAEASEVMSKHPMALQLRFLQTLTEVASENNSTLVFPVPIDLFKPFIELMERSKRPDEPEQK; this comes from the coding sequence ATGGAATATTTACCCGCATTTTTCATCCTGTTGGTTTTCTTCCTGATGCTCCTGACCAGCATGGTGAAGATCGTCAAGGAATATGAGCGCGGCGTGGTGTTCCGCCTGGGTCGCGTGCTGCCGGAGCCCAAGGGTCCGGGGCTGATCCTGCTGATCCCGCTGGTGGACCGCATGGTGAAAATAAGCCTGCGCACGATCACGATGGACGTGCCGCCGCAGGATGTGATCACCCGCGACAACGTGTCGGTCAAGGTCAACGCGGTGATCTATTTCCGGGTGATGGACCCGGCCCGCGCGGTGATCGACGTGGAAGACTACATGTACGCCACCAGCCAGTTAGCTCAGACCACGCTGCGCAGCGTGCTCGGCCAGGCCGAGCTGGACAAGCTGCTGGCCCAGCGGGATAAAATCAACGAGGAGCTGCAGGACATCCTGGACCGTCACACCGACCCCTGGGGGATCAAGGTTTCCACGGTGGAGATCAAGCACGTGGACCTGCCGCAGGAGATGCAGCGGGTCATGGCGCGCCAGGCCGAGGCCGAGCGGGACCGCCGCGCCAAGGTGATCAACGCCGAGGGCGAGTTCCAGGCCTCCCACCGTCTGGCCGAGGCGTCGGAAGTCATGAGTAAGCATCCGATGGCCCTGCAGCTCAGGTTCCTTCAGACCCTGACCGAGGTGGCCTCGGAAAACAACAGCACTCTCGTTTTCCCG